Proteins from a genomic interval of Quercus lobata isolate SW786 chromosome 11, ValleyOak3.0 Primary Assembly, whole genome shotgun sequence:
- the LOC115966428 gene encoding probable E3 ubiquitin-protein ligase XERICO, translating into MGLVCIAMKIRKSINIRFLLGMLDRIKFIVMVALTRLGLLKPPEQAAETEEHSTSYVLVMDGLTPSLIAVDSLMVLIKKRVPVIEYSVFVERHRALTDDEDVDMEMECSVCLNCVERSHEIRELCNCYHVFHKECLDRWVDEGQIVNRHDEYDV; encoded by the exons ATGGGGTTAGTCTGTATTGCAATGAAGATACGAAAATCCATAAACATTAGATTTTTACTAGGCATGCTGGACCGTATAAAGTTCATTGTTATGGTGGCACTCACACGTCTAGGTCTGCTCAAACCGCCAGAACAAGCAGCTGAGACTGAAGAACATTCCACTAGTTATGTTCTTGTAATGGATGGTTTAACTCCATCACTAATCGCAGTCGACAGTCTAATGGTTTTGATCAAGAAGAGGGTTCCTGTGATAGAATATAGTGTTTTTGTTGAAAGACATAGAGCACTGACTGATGATGAAGACGTGGATATGGAAATGGAATGTTCTGTCTGCCTGAATTGCGTGGAGAGAAGCCATGAGATCAGAGAGCTTTGTAATTGCTACCATGTGTTTCACAAGGAGTGCCTGGATAGATGGGTGGATGAGGGTCAG ATTGTCAACAGACATGATGAATATGAtgtgtaa